GCGCAGCGTCAGCACGACCGCCGAGACGACCCCGGCCGCGGCCTGGGCGACCGCACGGGCCCCGTCGAGGTCGGCGGCCAGCGGCTTCTCGCAGATCAGGTGCTTGCCGGCCGCGGCGGCGCGGACGGCCAGCTCGCCCTGCACCTGCGGCGGCACCGCGAACGCCACCGCGTCGACGTCGGCGAGCAGCTCCTCGAACGATCCGACGGCCCGCCCGCCCAGCTCGCCGACCAGGTCGGCGGCCACCTCGGGTCGCCGGGTCCACACCGACGCCAGCTCCGTGCCGGGATGGGCGACCAGCGCCGGCCCGTGCACCCGCCGCGCCCACGGCCCGCCCCCGACCAGTCCCACCCGCAGAGCACTCACGTCCGTCATCATGCCGTCCCTCGATCTAGGGTGACCTCTCGTGACCCCCGAACCGGTCGTACCCCGACCCGCCGCGACCGTGCTGCTCTTCCGGGACGTCCCCGGTGACCGGCCGTTGCAGGTGTTCCTGCAGCGCCGGGTGGCCGGGATGGCGTTCGCGGGCGGGATGACGGTGTTCCCGGGCGGCGGCGTCGACGCGGACGACACCCCCGACCCCGCGCTGTGGGACGGCCCGGACCCGGCGTGGTGGGGCGAGCGGTTCGAGGCCGACGCCGAGTCCGCCGGACGGCTCGTGCACGCGGCCGTCCGCGAGGTGTTCGAGGAGTGCGGGGTGCTGCTCGCCGCGCGCCCCGACGGCTCGGTCCCCGACCCGATGGTCCTGGCGGAGGCCCGTGCCGACCTCGTCGCGCACCGCCGGACCCTGCGCGAGGTCCTCGCCGGGACCGGGCTCGTGCTGCGCGCCGACCTGCTCGACGCGTGGTCCCGCTGGATCACCCCGGAGGAGTCGCCGCGACGCTACGACACCGCGTTCTTCGTCGCCGCGGTGCCGCACGGCCAGCAGGCCGACGCGCACACCACCGAGGCCGTCGAGGCGGCGTGGTGGCATCCCGAGGAGGCGCTGGAGCGCTGGCGGGCGGGCGAGATGGAGCTGATGGCGCCGACGTTCCGGACGCTGCAGGAGATCGCCGAGTACCCCGACACCGCGTCGGTGCTCGCCGCGGCCGCCGCGCGGACCGTCCGCCCGATGGTCCCGCGCGTCAAGCGCGAGGGGGACGAGGTGGTGGTCGTGCTGCCCGGCGACGAGGGGTTCGAGGTCGCAGCGGGACACCTGACGCCGGGGGAGCTCCGGTGACGCACCCCGCCTACCGGACGCTGCGCCCGGTCACGCCGCTCGCGTCGGTGCTGCTCGCCGACAACCCCTCGCCGATGACGCTGGAGGGCACCAACACCTGGGTGCTGCGCGCGCCCGGCGTCGAGGGGTGCGTCGTCGTCGATCCCGGTGACGACGAGATTGGGCACCTCGAGCGCGTGGCCGCGCAGGGTCCGGTCGCGCTCGTGCTGCTGACCCACCGCCACCACGACCACGCCGGCGGGGCGGCCCGCTTCGCCGAGCTGACCGGGGCACCCGTCCGGGCGCTCGACCCGTCGCTGGTGCTGGGGTCCGAGGCGCTCGGCGTCGGCGAGGTGGTGGCCGCGGCGGGCGTCGAGCTGCGGGTCGTCGCGACGCCGGGGCACACGTCGGACTCGGTGTCGTTCCTGCTCGACGGACCCGGCGCCGCGCAGGCCGTGCTCACCGGCGACACGGTCCTGGGCCGCGGCACCACCGTCATCGACCACCCCGACGGGAAGCTGGGCCCCTACCTCGACTCGCTGCGCCGCCTCGCCGACCTCGCCCCCGGCACGGCCGTGCTGCCCGGGCACGGCCCGGAGCTGCCGGACGCGCCCGCGGTGGCCGCCGCCTACCTGGCGCACCGCGAGCAGCGCCTGGACCAGGTCCGCGACGCGCTGACGACGCTGGGCAGCGGCGCGACCGCCCGCCAGGTGGTGGAGCTGGTCTACGCCGACGTCGACGAGTCGCTGTGGCCCGCCGCGGAGTGGTCGGTGCAGGCGCAGCTGGCCTACCTGCGCGGCTGAC
This sequence is a window from Pseudonocardia petroleophila. Protein-coding genes within it:
- a CDS encoding MBL fold metallo-hydrolase, which codes for MTHPAYRTLRPVTPLASVLLADNPSPMTLEGTNTWVLRAPGVEGCVVVDPGDDEIGHLERVAAQGPVALVLLTHRHHDHAGGAARFAELTGAPVRALDPSLVLGSEALGVGEVVAAAGVELRVVATPGHTSDSVSFLLDGPGAAQAVLTGDTVLGRGTTVIDHPDGKLGPYLDSLRRLADLAPGTAVLPGHGPELPDAPAVAAAYLAHREQRLDQVRDALTTLGSGATARQVVELVYADVDESLWPAAEWSVQAQLAYLRG
- a CDS encoding NUDIX hydrolase — encoded protein: MTPEPVVPRPAATVLLFRDVPGDRPLQVFLQRRVAGMAFAGGMTVFPGGGVDADDTPDPALWDGPDPAWWGERFEADAESAGRLVHAAVREVFEECGVLLAARPDGSVPDPMVLAEARADLVAHRRTLREVLAGTGLVLRADLLDAWSRWITPEESPRRYDTAFFVAAVPHGQQADAHTTEAVEAAWWHPEEALERWRAGEMELMAPTFRTLQEIAEYPDTASVLAAAAARTVRPMVPRVKREGDEVVVVLPGDEGFEVAAGHLTPGELR